The region AGGTTTGGTGAGTATGAGTTTGAAGACGGTGTTACCCTGAAAGATATCATCTCAGCCCTTGAAGGTGAGGGGAAGAAGATAAAAAATGTTGTTGGTGGAAAGCTTAACGATCAGATAATAGATCTCCACACACCTATTAGAACAGGAGGGGATCTCACATTTCTCACAAAAAAAGATCCTGAAAGCCTTGAGATTTTAAGACACTCATTTGCACATATAATGGCACAGGCTTTAAAGGAGCTTTACGGTGATAAAAATGTTCATCTCGGTATAGGTCCAACAACTGAGAACGGCTTTTACTACGATGTTGAGATAGAGGGAAAAAGACTTACAGAAGAGGATCTTCCAGTTATTGAAGAGAAGATGAGGGAGATAATAGAGAGAAACTGTGAGATAGAGAGAAAAGAACTTCCAAGGGATGAGGCGTTAAAGCTTTTTGAGGAAAAAAGGGAGATATACAAGATAGATATAATAAAACACCAGATACCTGAAGGGGAGCCTATATCCGTTTATCAGCAGTGTGATTTTATAGATCTGTGTAGAGGTCCACACCTTCTTTCAACAGGAGAAGCGGGCGTTTTTAAACTTGTTTCACTTGCAGGAGCATACTGGAGGGGAAAAGAAGGAAATCCTATGCTCCAGAGAATTTACGGTGTTGCCTTCTGGAATGAGAAGGATCTGAAAAAGTATATGAATATGCTTGAGGAGGCTAAGAAGAGGGATCACAGAAAGCTCGGCAGGGAGCTTGAGCTTTTTATAATAGATGAGGATGTTGGTGGTGGTCTTGCACTGTGGCTTCCAAAGGGAGCTGTTATAAGAAATGAGATAGAGACAGCATGGAAGGAGGAGCATATAAAGAGAGGTTACCAGCTTGTTTACACACCTCATGTAGGAAAGGAACAGCTCTGGCAGACAAGCGGACATGTTGATTTTTACAGGGAGAATATGTTTCCAGAGATGATGATAGAGGAGGAGGGATACTTTGTTAAACCTATGAACTGCCCTTTCCATGTTGAGATATACAAATCAAGACAGAGAAGTTATAAGGAACTTCCTATAAAACTTGCAGAGCTTGGAACGGTTTACAGGTATGAGAGAAGCGGAGTTTTACACGGTCTTATGAGGGTTAGGGGATTTACACAGGATGATGCACATATAATATGCAGGGAGGATCAGGTTGAGAAGGAGATACAGGATGTTCTCCATCTTGTACTTGATACTTTAAGAACATACGGTTTTAATGAGTTTCAGATATTCCTCTCAACAAGACCTGAAAAGTCTGTAGGTGATGACAGGATGTGGGAGGTGGCAACAGAGTCCCTCAGGAAGGCTATAGAA is a window of Persephonella marina EX-H1 DNA encoding:
- the thrS gene encoding threonine--tRNA ligase gives rise to the protein MVKLNIKRFGEYEFEDGVTLKDIISALEGEGKKIKNVVGGKLNDQIIDLHTPIRTGGDLTFLTKKDPESLEILRHSFAHIMAQALKELYGDKNVHLGIGPTTENGFYYDVEIEGKRLTEEDLPVIEEKMREIIERNCEIERKELPRDEALKLFEEKREIYKIDIIKHQIPEGEPISVYQQCDFIDLCRGPHLLSTGEAGVFKLVSLAGAYWRGKEGNPMLQRIYGVAFWNEKDLKKYMNMLEEAKKRDHRKLGRELELFIIDEDVGGGLALWLPKGAVIRNEIETAWKEEHIKRGYQLVYTPHVGKEQLWQTSGHVDFYRENMFPEMMIEEEGYFVKPMNCPFHVEIYKSRQRSYKELPIKLAELGTVYRYERSGVLHGLMRVRGFTQDDAHIICREDQVEKEIQDVLHLVLDTLRTYGFNEFQIFLSTRPEKSVGDDRMWEVATESLRKAIESVGLDYQIDEGGGAFYGPKIDVKIKDAIGRMWQCSTIQFDFNLPERFDMYYIGEDNKRHRPYMIHRAIFGSIERFIGVLIEHYAGLLPLWLSPVQAKIIPVADTHIPYAKEVEKKLKEAGLRVEVDERSERMNRKIRDAELQKIPYMLIVGDKEQQTGSVSVRTKKKGNVGLFTVDQFIQNAKKLIEERSTEL